GAAAGCGGGTTTTATTTACACAATCACGACGACTTAATTAAAAAACTGACTGCTCTGGACGAATCAGGACAAAATGTGATTTTAATTGGAGTTACTTACGCTTTATTAGATTTGATCGAAAAACATCAATTCAACCTTAAGAATACCATTATTATGGAAACTGGCGGAATGAAAGGAAAGCGTAAAGAAATGATTCGCGAAGAACTGCACGAACAACTTTGCAAAGGTTTTGGTGTTTCTGCAATTCACTCTGAATACGGAATGACCGAACTTTTGGCACAAGCCTATTCCTTAGGCGAAGGAATATTCGAATGCCCTTCTTGGATGAACATTTTGGTTCGCGATCCTGAAGACGCACTCACTTACGTGCAAGATGGAAAAACAGGAGGAATCAACGTTATTGATTTGGCCAATATCAATTCATGCTCTTTTATCGCAACGCATGATTTAGGCAAAAAATATCCCAACAACTCTTTTGAGGTATTGGGACGTTTTGATAACTCTGATATTCGTGGTTGTAACCTAATGGTTCTTTAAAAGTTTAATCGTTGATTTGCTTAATTGGTTAACCGTAATTTCGATTCAACAATTAACCGACAACAGTTGAACAATAAATTAATTTTCTTCTACAGCACCTATATCATCTATTCCGTCTATTTTATTTAATTCTCTTTCTTTCTCTAGCTTATTCTCCAGAAACTTGTAAGTTCCATAGCAAGCTAAACCTCCTAAAAGCACAAAAAATATACTCCATCCGGCATTTTCAAAATTCTGATTAGCAACAGAATCAAAACCATTTGTTAGACCCAATACAATACCAACTAGAAATCCAGCTAAAATTGTACCGCCGTAATAAGAGATTATTCCAAAAAAGAAATATGTCCACTTACTTTTATCGTATTCAAGCGCCAAATTTGTGAATGATTTCCAGATCCAATAAATAAATAAAATTCCAATCATAAGTTTTTTAGTTTTTAGGTAATAAACCTACTAAAATAAATTGATTATTTGATTCTCAGGAATATAATTTCTTCGCAAAAAAAAATCCCAACAACTCTTTCGAGATATTGGGATGTTTTTATAAAAGGTTAATCGTTAATTTGTTGAATAGTTTAATCGTAATTTCGATTAACCGATCAAACAATTAAACCGCTCTTATTACAAAATAATTTTTCTTTCCGCTTTGCAATAACACAAACTGATTATTAATTAAATCATTTGCCGTTAATACAAAATCTTCTTTGATTTTTTCTCTGTTTACAGAAATTGAATTTGCAGTTAAAGCACGTCTTGCCTCACCGTTTGATTTAAAAAAACCCGTTTTTTCATTTAAAACAGTAACAATATCAATTCCGTTTTCTAAATCTGCTTTTGCAACTTCAGCTTGCGGAACACCGTCAAATACTTCTAAAAAAGTCGCTTCATCCAATTGTTTTAAATCTTCTGAAGTTGAGTTTCCGAATAAAATATTTGAAGCCTGAATAGCTTTTTCCAACTCTTCTTTACTGTGAACAAAAATGGTAATTTCTTCAGCCAATTTCTTCTGTAAAACTCTTAAATGCGGAGCAGCTTTGTGTTCTTCGATTAAACCATCAATTGTCTCTTTATCTAAGAAAGTGAAAATTTTGATATATTTCTCAGCATCAACATCAGTTGAATTTACCCAAAATTGGTAAAATTTGTAAACTGAAGTTTTATCAGCATCCAACCAAACATTTCCTCCTTCAGATTTCCCAAATTTAGATCCGTCCGCTTTTGTAATCAAAGGTGTTGTTAAAGCAAACGCTTTAGCATTTTCTCCACCCATTCTGCGAACTAATTCTGTACCTGTGGTAATATTTCCCCATTGGTCAGAACCTCCCATTTGCAAAAGGCAATTATTGTTTTTATATAAATGATAAAAATCGTATCCTTGAATTAATTGGTATGTAAATTCAGTAAAAGACATTCCTTCACCTTCTCCACTTAATCTCTTTTTTACAGAGTCTTTCGCCATCATATAATTCACTGTGATACGTTTTCCAACTTCACGAGCAAAATCAATAAACGAAAACTCCTTCATCCAGTCATAGTTATTCACCATAACCGGAGCATTTGCTTCGTTTGAATTAAAGTCTAAGAAACGCGACAGAACACTTTTAATTCCGGCAACATTTTTAGCCAAAGTTTCTTCGTTCAACAAATTTCTCTCATTAGATTTTCCAGATGGATCACCAATCATTCCGGTAGCACCACCAACCAAAGCAATCGCTTTATGGCCAGTTCTATTCAAGTGAACCAATAAAATAATCTGAACCATACTACCAATATGTAGAGAATCTGCCGTTGGATCAAAACCAATATACGCCGTAGTCACTTCTTTAAGCAATTGTTCTTCCGTTCCGGGCATGCTATCATGGTACAACCCGCGCCACTTTAATTCTTCAACTAGATTCTTCATTTTTAAAATAATTTGTGCAAATGTAATCAATGTGAATATCAAAATCAAAAAGCAATGCCAATATCAAAGACAAAAAACAATTTCAATGGCAAAAAGCAATTTCAATATCAATATCAAAAAAAAAACTTTGCGCCTTTGCCACTCTGAACCTTTGAACCTTCAAAAAAAACCTTTGCAACTTTGAGCCTTTGTATCTTTGCACCTTTAAAGCAAAAAGTTATCTTTACAAAATGGTATTAGTAACTGGAGGTACAGGTTTAGTAGGCGCACATTTATTACTTCATTTAATTGAAAATGGAGAAAACGTTCGGGCTATTTACCGAAATCCTAACAATATCCAAAAGACGAAATCAGTTTTTGAATTGTATAAAAAAGCTGATTTGTTCGAAAAAATTCATTGGCTTGAAGCCGATATTCTTGACGTTCCTTCCCTGGAAATTGCTTTTATTGATATCGAATATGTTTATCATTCCGCCGCTTTAATTTCTTTCGATCCAAAAAATGAAGATTCGCTTCGAAAGACCAATATTGAAGGAACAGCCAATATGGTGAATTTTTCTTTGGCTAAAGGAATAAAGAAATTTTGCTTCGTAAGTTCTATCGCCGCTCTAGGAGATTTAGCGCCACATGAAACTTATATTACCGAAGAGACAGATTGGAATCCAGAGAAACCTCACAGCGATTATGCTATTTCTAAATATGGTGCCGAAATGGAAGTTTGGCGCGCCGTTCAGGAAGGATTAGATATTATAATTATAAATCCGGGCGTAATTTTAGGACCTATTCCAAAAACAAAAAATGACATCCACGGAAGTGCCGAATTATACTCAAAAGTAGCCAACGGACTTTCTTTTTATACTTTAGGAAGTACTGGTTTTATAGCAGTAAACGATGTTGTAAAAATAGCCCGAGACTTGATGAAAAGCGACATTAAAAACGAACGTTTTACATTGATTGCTGATAATATTGTTTTCCGAGATATTCTAAATACAATTGCTCACACTCTAAAAGTCAAGAAACCTAGTATTCATGCGAAACCAGTTTTAATGAATTTCCTTTGGATTGCAGACGGAATATTTTCAACTTTATTTTTCCAAAAAAGAAGCATCACCAAAGCAACCGCAAAAGCCTCTTATTCAAAGAATTTATATTCTAATGAAAAAATAAAAACCGCTCTTGGAGGAACGGTTTTTTCAGATGTACATCGATACGTACAAGAAGTTTCGAAGTTGTAAATTATTTCTTTTTATTCAAATTTATCATTCTTCTGATAGAATCAACATTTACTTTATTTGCAGGCTTTTCATCAGAAGATTTAGGAGTTTGTTTTATGCCTTTTTTTGCCTCTTCTTTCTTTATTTTAGCCTCTTTCTTTTCATCAATTTTAACCAGAGAATCTGTTGCTCTTTGATTCTTTGCTAATCGTTTGCTAATTTCATCAAACATATCTTTATAGCGTTCATAATCGGCAGCATAATACATATTGTTTTGAGCAAACTGCAAACTATCCACTTTATATTTTTGGAAAATAAATTTAGTCGGATTTGTTTCATTTGAATCTACCGACATCGGATTTTGATATTTAATAGCTTCCAAAAGAGACAAATCATACATAATATCAATCATCTTTCCTCTCTCAATAAGTTTTGCAGGTTGTTTTACCAACTCTTTTTTACAACTTACAGAAAGGAACAAAACCAATACTATTAGAATACAATTTTTCATTTCAGCTTTTTATCTATCAAACAATAATCTTTTTCCCGGACGAATATCTTTTACTTTAAAATTATTGTAAACCAATTCACCATTTACAAAAGTATGTGTAATTCTTGATTTAAAAGTAAAATTTTCAAAAGGAGACCAACCGCATTTTGCAAGAATATTTTCTTGTTTCACACTCCAGGGCAAACTTGGATTTACAATCACTAAATCAGCAAAATATCCTTCTTTGATAAAACCTCTTTTTTCAATTTTAAAGATTTTAGCAGGATTGTGGCACATTTTCTCCACTATTTTTTCTACCGTAATTTTCCCCTGATGATGCGCTTCAAACATCGCCACAACAGCATGTTGCACAAGCGGACCTCCAGAAGGAGCATTCAAGTACGACTGCATTTTTTCTTCCTTAGTATGTGGCGCATGATCTGTAGCAATTACATCAATACGACCGTCATTTAAGGCTTTCCAAAGCTCAGCTCTGTCGTCGGCCGTTTTTACAGCAGGATTCCATTTAATGAAATTTCCTTTTGTTTTATAATCTTCATCAGTAAACCAAAGATGGTGAACACAAACCTCAGCAGTAATTTTTTTATCTTCTAATGGAATTTTATTCGTGAACAATTCCATTTCTTTCGCAGTCGAAAGATGAAAAA
This genomic window from Flavobacterium sp. 9 contains:
- a CDS encoding acyl transferase, translating into MITANDIFTISSHKQFEKIALKVFRFQHENNQVYRDFCDFLKVNPQQVKSLEQIPFLPIQFFKSHNVVSNNDPAQVTFTSSGTTGMITSRHLVTDVSLYEESYRNGFSQFYGNIEDYVVLALLPSYLERDGSSLIYMVEDLIKLSNQAESGFYLHNHDDLIKKLTALDESGQNVILIGVTYALLDLIEKHQFNLKNTIIMETGGMKGKRKEMIREELHEQLCKGFGVSAIHSEYGMTELLAQAYSLGEGIFECPSWMNILVRDPEDALTYVQDGKTGGINVIDLANINSCSFIATHDLGKKYPNNSFEVLGRFDNSDIRGCNLMVL
- the tyrS gene encoding tyrosine--tRNA ligase, which encodes MKNLVEELKWRGLYHDSMPGTEEQLLKEVTTAYIGFDPTADSLHIGSMVQIILLVHLNRTGHKAIALVGGATGMIGDPSGKSNERNLLNEETLAKNVAGIKSVLSRFLDFNSNEANAPVMVNNYDWMKEFSFIDFAREVGKRITVNYMMAKDSVKKRLSGEGEGMSFTEFTYQLIQGYDFYHLYKNNNCLLQMGGSDQWGNITTGTELVRRMGGENAKAFALTTPLITKADGSKFGKSEGGNVWLDADKTSVYKFYQFWVNSTDVDAEKYIKIFTFLDKETIDGLIEEHKAAPHLRVLQKKLAEEITIFVHSKEELEKAIQASNILFGNSTSEDLKQLDEATFLEVFDGVPQAEVAKADLENGIDIVTVLNEKTGFFKSNGEARRALTANSISVNREKIKEDFVLTANDLINNQFVLLQSGKKNYFVIRAV
- a CDS encoding NAD-dependent epimerase/dehydratase family protein, whose amino-acid sequence is MVLVTGGTGLVGAHLLLHLIENGENVRAIYRNPNNIQKTKSVFELYKKADLFEKIHWLEADILDVPSLEIAFIDIEYVYHSAALISFDPKNEDSLRKTNIEGTANMVNFSLAKGIKKFCFVSSIAALGDLAPHETYITEETDWNPEKPHSDYAISKYGAEMEVWRAVQEGLDIIIINPGVILGPIPKTKNDIHGSAELYSKVANGLSFYTLGSTGFIAVNDVVKIARDLMKSDIKNERFTLIADNIVFRDILNTIAHTLKVKKPSIHAKPVLMNFLWIADGIFSTLFFQKRSITKATAKASYSKNLYSNEKIKTALGGTVFSDVHRYVQEVSKL
- a CDS encoding DUF4296 domain-containing protein, yielding MKNCILIVLVLFLSVSCKKELVKQPAKLIERGKMIDIMYDLSLLEAIKYQNPMSVDSNETNPTKFIFQKYKVDSLQFAQNNMYYAADYERYKDMFDEISKRLAKNQRATDSLVKIDEKKEAKIKKEEAKKGIKQTPKSSDEKPANKVNVDSIRRMINLNKKK